The following are encoded together in the Chaetodon auriga isolate fChaAug3 chromosome 6, fChaAug3.hap1, whole genome shotgun sequence genome:
- the admb gene encoding pro-adrenomedullin, which produces MRLTLHTVICCCVFTTILPLVKGAKGDLNTSLKKRFRVWLQSRMKRDLRNSLVTANQEHSDTHVGTQQDGNAKAVSPPSSFELNIRPRRSTSSKSSGCVLVTCAYHDLLHRLHQINQWQKEASAPERKMGSKGYGRRRRRSLQDVAQLALQTGRQRRSTEAGQQLCRHTSACTVA; this is translated from the exons ATGAGATTAACCCTGCACAcagtcatctgctgctgtgttttcaccacCATCCTGCCACTGGTAAAAGGTGCCAAAGGGGACCTCAACACCAGCCTGAAAAAAAG GTTTAGAGTATGGCTGCAGAGCCGTATGAAGAGAGACCTGCGCAACAGCTTAgtgacagccaatcaggagcaCTCTGACACCCATGTTGGAACTCAGCAGGACGGGAATGCAAAAGCTGTCTCACCTCCATCAAG ctttgagctaaatatCAGACCCAGGAGGTCAACATCATCCAAATCATCCGGCTGTGTCCTAGTCACATGTGCATACCACGACCTGCTCCACCGACTGCACCAGATAAACCAGTGGCAAAAAGAGGCCAGTGCCCCCGAGAGGAAGATGGGCTCGAAAGGCTATGGCCGCCGACGCCGGCGTTCACTCCAGGATGTTGCTCAGCTCGCCCtccagacaggaagacaaagacgGAGCACTGAAGCTGGTCAGcaactctgcagacacacaagcgCATGCACAGTGGCCTAA